GGCGcactgtccactttggagaaaatttgagacttttaagtgcgccctatgacAGTAAATATGTACCGCCtagcatttgtacagtttttttattgcttaataaggggaattgcaattggTTGAGGTTGGCAGGtatgtcattatttattttgaacgGGAATGTGTACTCGGTATCGGAAAATTTGCAAAACCGGGTTCGGTATCGGAAAATTTGCAAAACCGGGTGACCTGGACTTGATGATTaaatcgggacatccctacgGTTTTCTCATTCATCTACTACTGTGTATGTTGCCTCATATTTGAGTTTTCCATTTCCAAAACTGTAAGTTGGCAGCCATTTTCTGGTAGTGTGTGCTCTGTCCATCTGACACCCAAGCAGATGAAAGACCCCCGGGAGTAAATACAAGGCGAGACCCCATCCACTGTCATTACCGTCACCCCAGCTTCCGCGGCGACCCAAAGCTTGTCATTAGACAGCTAGCCGACTTGCTACGTTTAGCTGTTATTAATCATTGGCCATGCCTCCGAGGTGGTTTTATGGCAATGTTGGGCCACATTTCTTTTGGACTCATATGGGAAACTttgacaatatttaaaaatgtcttaaaaGCAAAGTATTCTAATGTGAATTGCCAGGTATTACGTGGAGTTCTTTAGATAAAGTTAAACATGCAGTGAAAGGTTTGACACGATAGTAAAAGAAAGGGAGAAAGAAGAGagtgattattaaaaaaaacaccagattaTACTACCGTCAAATATAATATTGAAAAATTATAGCAGCACAGAACAGAAATAATAAGAATGAAGAGGAAGAGTGAGAATAAAAGTGTTGACACACATGAATTGTTCATTTAGGTGAGGGCTTAAACCTTAAAGGAATACATATGgtaagggaaaataaaaatgttaataagaCGGATGAATAAAAACGTTTGAGACGCATCAATTTTGAGTCAAACTTAAATTGTAAACTCCAAAAAAGAACGTACTTTGAGTGATATTTTGACTTAATGCATTCTATTTTGGAATGAGTCTCAGCGTCCTTATGCATTTTAAGTGTGAGATGAAAACACAGACAAGTACGCACGATTGAAAGATGTAAAAACTGAGGAAAATTCAAGAATGGAGGAATGACATGATAGAAAACAATGGGCTCTGTGTACCTCGGCCAGGTCAGAAAAGAGGATTTGGCTGGCGCCTCGCCTGAGAACGTCCCAGTAACTTCGTGCCGCAAACTCCTGACTGTCTTTTTTTAGCACCTGTAGGGGTGGTGAAGATCTGTGACTACTtcagaaatccccaaatgatctataagttgcattttgttCATGGTTCAGTTTTAGGTGTCGCTTAAATATCTCCAAATTGGTATTATTCAGCATAAAACATTATGAAATGACCCGTTTTTGGTGTTATTTCAGACATGGATATTTTGTTAGGGTGCTAACAACtagcccacatgtgtcaaagtggcggcccgggggccaaatctggcccaccgcatcattttgtgtggcccgggaaagtaaatcatgagtgccgactttcagttttaggatcaaattaaaatgaagagtatagatgtttattaaatttcctgattttcccccttttaaatcaataattgtaattttttaaatcattttttccgtgtttttagttcaaaaaacattttgtaaaatctaaaaaaatatataaaaaaaagctaaaataaacattgttttagatctataaaaaaatggatattcagggcttttaatccagttcttttaatcactttataaaaagaaaaaatctaaatattatatctaaaatggtccggcccacgtgaaatcaagttgacgttaaagcggcccgcgaactagCCGGTTTAATCCAAgtcattatttgggggatttgaCCCTTTTACGGTATACTTGAAACGTctaaagtgagaaaaaaaagaaggctgGTGAATTTTTTAGGGGATACATACGCTGTTCATGGGGGCAACCTGATATCCATACAGCTGCATACTCTACCATGTAGAGAAGAGAcatgagggagagagagagaggggggagagagatagagagagaaggggggacGGCAGAGCATGCAGTCAGGGAGGAAGGAGGAGAGAAGATAAGAAATGTTGTTAGTACATGCGAGGAGAGGTTGTGGATACACTCTGCATAATGGGACATGTCGTTTCCAGTGCATCGATGATCATGTCGTGTCGCTCAAAACCAGTTAAATTGCACATAAGGATGCTCTATCTTCATACAAAATGCCAAGTATCTatatttttaatagatttttacTTTGTATGTTATGagttaatcatcttttttttgctgtcagacatttattcattcattttcggaacggcttcaggctcgcggggggtgccggagcctatcccagctaactgcggGCATTCTGAAACGTggttagccaatcgcagggcaccagaagacatacactcatacctaagaggAATTTAGGGTAGaatttgggggatgtgggaagaaaccggagaacccggaaATAACCCACGAAAGTCCAATGGATGCatgattaaaaacacaaaatcttaATCAGAGAAGCACGGGAAGCGACAAATTATACGAGGGTATATCCATTTGCTCTAGTACACAGTAGGGATGTCACTGTCAAAACGAGAAGAACAAGTGGTAAGGCTGCATGCACTCTCGCCCTGACATTCCCAAAAATCGTGATTTAATAATTCATATCTGAAATGAATCCACATGTACGGCTATGGCACTTAAATAACCATCCAACAGCGACTGTTGTACCAAAACTAAATCGCTTTTTTGGACATATTCAAATAATCAGAGCCTCAACTTTAACGCATCATTTTCACTCCATTTCTGTTCTTTTTCAATATATCTTTTCCCACAAATACTATTATTAAATACAGTATGATTGGTCGCCCATTCCCGCCAACCTACCAACTGGGCTGATTTCTCCGCATCACCTCTCCTCCctttcttctcatttttcttCCGGAAGATCTCCTGAAGCTGGAAAGAGTTGCCACGTAAAGATCTGTATGACACGACATGACATTAGGCGGAAAAGGAGGTTTGGCTTTTCCTTTTAGCGACTTACCACCATGAACTCCCTCTTGTCCACCATCTGGTTGCCGTCTGCATCAAACATATTGAACGCAATCTTAAAGCCAGCATGGGGCTCTGTAGCAGAGGAGGACACACATGGTGATTTTTATTAACAGTGTGTTGAAGGGCGTTTTTAATCCGCAAATACCCATCATAAGGGAACAATAAAAATGTACGGAAATGATACCCAACCACAATTTAGAAAGATTCTTACATCTATTCACACATTTCAATGATGTCAAgtaaagtactgtattttctgacaAAAAAGCGCACTTCAAATCTTTAACCCCTCCTGCATAAATTCtccttgaaacattttttttgctattaatcttgctaatttttcaaaattaaatcaaacgactaatgaataaataaatgaatttaaatgaattaaagaatAATTAGAATCAAGAAAGATAAATGCACTCATGCACCTCTTGTATGCAAAGAAACgtgttccttcattcattttctgaatcgctcatcctcacaagagtcgcgagggggggtgctggagcctatcccagcgaacaACGGGGGcatcctgaatcgatggccagccaatcccagggcacattGAGATGAACAACCTATCACTCATAGCTAATTTAGCatagaattagcctagcatgcatgattttgggatctGACAGTGaaccagaatacccagagaaaacccacacaagccagaggggagaacatgcaaactcaacacagtgaGGTCccacctggcatcgaacccacgaccccagaactgcgaggccgacacgctaaactCTCATTCTTGtcgactataaaaaaaaatggattgtccCACATTACTCTTCTAGCGTACATATTTATCATGCAATGTAATTTTCTTATTTGATGCTCCCATTCTCCCGACCACATAAGATTTAATTGCACTGACATGACAAAAAGTGATGCagtctttttgttttaggaaaaCAGTGCCCTTTTGTTTACTATGTAATTAAGAGACTCACTTGTCAGGATGCAGAGCAGGAAAAGGTATTCCGTATACGAGATGATACCTAGCAACAAACCCATGAGGGAATTAGTTAGTACAAGCTTTAtgaacagacaaaaaaaggcacacaatctttccttgcaaaaaaaatcaaatatattaCCCTAGCATTGATTTAGCCACGCATCATTATTTTCAATACATGTTTTGTGTCATGtcaagatgtgtgtgtgtgtgtgtgtttgtaaaaaTGTTGCACAAGGGAATCCTCTCATCCCTCGGGCCCATTAACACtctttttgctttctttttgatTTTGCAGATAGTTCAGGTTGACTCGCTTGAGTGTTACGGGACACTGCTTTCAAgacatggtgtgtgtgtgtgtgtgtgtgtgtgtgtgtgtgtgtgtgtgtgtgtgtgtgtgtgtgtgagtgtgtgtgtgtgagtgtgtgtggatATGCATTGGTGAACATGACAACATGTACAACTAGATTTAGGCTAGCTAAtttagaaatgattaaaaaatatcatttaacaGGAGAGAATATGAGAAATGGCAAAACTGAAGACCGTTCTGGTTATTTGAAATATTCCctcatttttaaattgatgCTAACAACaacacattggaaaaaaagagtgATTGGTGTCATGATTGTGTAGGTAAAGTGAAAAGTAAAGTACATTTTAATATGAACattaaatgtcttatttttgtCGTGTATTAAATGAAATATAGGTTAAAACGGGTATTTGCAAGTGATTGTGTTTTAGAGAAGGAGCAACGAGCATAAGAGAAAGGAGGGGAGCTGCGTGGTTTATTTTTAGTTTGGTCAGCAGGTTGTTTGGCTGTTAGGAGGCTTCCAACCTCGGATTAGAGGCACCTACTGTGACTCACACAACCGCACACTGGCAGGTATAGCGAGCCCTGAAACTCACTCAAATATGGTATTTTTAGAACGGACATAAGTCACATTTTGACCGAGTGAAGTCAACAATATGGTGAATTAAACAAGCACAATTGTGATGTTTGGATGATTTGAATCCTTTTTGATTTACCCAGAAAAACGATTTTTCAAAAATAGCTTAGCGGTTTCTTCACAGCTTGTAGCATATGTGTATGCCATGTGGGAAAATACTGTACCTCTTTCTTTCAGATTACGGAATAATTTCGACGAGCCTCTCCATACAGGCGGTGTATCGGATAGGATTTTCTCCAGCTCCTTCAAAATAGAAAAGTCACTTGTGAAAATGTTTATATGCATACGTTGGATAGATTTACTTAAAGAGGCAAACAATCGGTTTCTATTTCACACTCACATGCCATTTGTAGCAAATTATTGAGTTAATTTAACCCGATTTAATTTATCAGAAGTACAAATTTAAAAACAGGTTTATTTTTATGGTTGTACTTTGGACTCTTGATGGAGAATCTTACTAAATTAAGGTATAACTATGATGGATACAATATAAATAAGTGTATGTGCTCTAATCAATATATGATGGACAAATGCAATATCACATATAGACAAATAATTAATAAGATGGTGTTCTTAGTTCTTtaaattcaagttttttttgctGCAGCAACATTAGCACTGTTGAGTCATTCTAACTTAACATTAACTATTGCAAGTTAAGCAACAACCACATACAATAAGACCCCTTCAGCCACAATTATTCGGTCTAATACTAAACCTGttccaaaaaatatacatatcatAAAGATCAATTTAATCCAGAAGCTAATCAAAACAGCTAACGGATCtgttaattttcaattttcctCATAGTTGCATGCACCAAAGTAGCAAAAACTGACCACGTGACGAATAAGAACAAATCTCAGATTCAAACGGCGCACCACACGTGAAACACGACGGATACTGACAACATAGAGGAAAGAAGAAAGACGCTTTTAGAGTGTATCACCCACCTGTTTGGTCAGGGACCTCCAGGGCCTCTTTTCTGCCAGGAAGCCAgacaaaagagagagaaaaaaaagaagagaaagagGAGAACGGGGCTTGGGTGGGCTCTGTTAGATAGCATCTGTATTGCTAAAAATGCCTCTTAATGTGACCGCTACAATCACAACACACATAGATGCGCAGACTGTCACTGTATATACAACGGCGATCATCTAAAGTGCCCCGTACTCTTCTTTGTAGTAGGCGGAATGTTCCAGTAAAACACATGGtactttttgttctgttttataCAACAAAGTTCATCTTAATTCAACTTCAAAGGGGGGCATTAGGGGATGTCGGCCACGGAGAGGCTAGCTGTATCATGTGTCGGGAGCAGAGCAGATGTAAACACTCCTACAGGTGCGTAGCTGGCAACAACAGCGGGCCACTTCAGAACCAAATAATACCGTGTTATGAGGGTAAGACTGATGATAAAGGGATGACCGTGACACATTTGCTGTTTCATTAGATACTACAAAGTGTAAATGCGAGTAAATGGAATTGTGGGAGTAAGGGGGCCCTGTGTGTGTCAAAGTCAGGGTGGGTAAGTGTCTGACTAACTACTTACGAAAACTAAGACATTACAAAACTAGACTAGACTAAACAAAAGCAACTGATTTGAAGTTGTGAGTAGTTTTTTTCGAATGGCAGCAGGTCGAAAGGCCGAGTCGAATGTTGGAGAATGTTAAAGCAGTCCTAAACCTCTATTTTATAACCATAATTCAGTTTCTGTAAAAAGTGCTATACGTACTTCTTGGTTCACTCATGGTGACTGACTCGATGAAGTTCTGGGGAGTCATGTAGAGTTGTCCATCATACTCCACCGAGCTAAACATACGGAAACGATGCTCGTGAGATGACATGTGGACCTCTCCTTCCTCAAATTCCATTGGATGTGCCTGTAGATcaacaaaagtaaaaatagtATGCTTTTAACgtattttgtattatatattataGTACAGTATGGTACAGCATAGTACAGTACAATATAGTATAGTACTGTACGATATACTACAGTACAGTATAGCACACTACAGCATAGTAAAGTATAGTACAGTATAGTATAGTAGAGTATAGTAGAGTACAGTATATTACACTACTGTACAGTACAGtactctacagtactgtacagcACAGTATCATACTGTAAAGTACTGTTAAGTAAAGTACAATTTGAGGGTGTTGGAAGAAGGTGAAGAGAcagtctttttaaataaaaaaataaaaaaataaaaaatatatttttcatacaCAAGCCTCTTACGTTCAAAACCCAACTGCAATATAACAAGCACGAGTGCAATCAAGGGCACACACTACCTGGTCCAGTATACTTTGAACAGATTATAATCTCTGAGTAGGCAGCCCATCAACTTGATTAGCTGCAGTGTTACACGGCCCGTTTGCGCCGCATGCCGCTTTGACATTAAAAGATAGCTTTCCAATTTAAACCTGCTTGGCCACAATGCTCAGTACAACGGCGTATGGGCACAACTCTGGAAAGACATTTCAGGTTTTAGGTAAGCAGAACCCacattgtgttttaaaaaaacaataatccaCTTTATCATTTCATAAATACTTCATTTTGGATGGTATAGAATTTTCTGGTAACATGCAAAATGAATCCAAACAATGTACATGAAAGCACATctggttaattcattcattttccaaaccacttatccacacaagtgttgcggggggtgctggagcctatcccagctagcaCCAGGCGGCGGACACCTGGccgatcgcatggcacaaggagacaaatgacaacCAATCATCGCTAGGGGCAAGTGGTCCCCAACCTCAGGCCCGTGGACCGGCACCGGTCCACCAaccacctggtgccggtccatcagagtaataaatattaacattttcaatctcTCCCTCCTATTTAAAATCGAAAAAGCTTCCGCGATGTCCGcaatgagaaaaaggttgggaaagacTGATCTAGAATGTTCAagcagctagcttagcatgcatctttttgggatgcgggaggagaCCAGAGCACctggataaaacccacacaaacatgcaaactgcacacatgggatcaaacccacgaccccagaactgtgagatcgACTTGTTAACCACTCCCCCAGCCAGCCCCTCTTCCGCTTctccaatttcaattcaatgcaGTCCTAATGTTGACACTTCAGCACCAGCTGGACTGGAGAGCGCCATCGCACCGAGCAAAACCAATCCGCACATCATTCGATATGTGAACGGATTTTCCGCGGAAAACTGCTACTTTTGGGAAAAACCAGAGCTTGGATGTCCACGCATATTTGCCAACTGTCTCGGTCACCCACCCACCATCTCTTTAGCTTCGACAGCTGGGATGGACGGCAGCAAAGCGTGGAAACTGCGAGCCCCCATCGGCGTCCTCCTCCAGCCTTTGCGGTTAGCTTCGTCCGCGTAGAAATAAAGTGCCACGGCGCCACCGGTCGCCAGACAAAGGCCAAAAGTGAGGCACTTCCGTGCTCGTGATGAGGCCAATACATTTCTTGACTGGTTCAGTTTAGCGGCCAACCAGGCCACTCGACGGAAAGCGGCCATTGCTGCTGTTAGGGAAGATGTGCGGGCACAATTTGGAAAGATAGCTTCAAGCTATCGCGAGACTCGGGTGCTCTATCGCGAGattccattgaattgaattgaatcgaatGCTTGAAGTATTGTCATCATAAAAGTATGAGATGTAAAGATTCACTACAAAGTGCACCAATAacaacacacaaataaataaacaataaataattaatgaataagtagtcaacataaaataTAGTCAACAACGTAACatagtagggaagtgcacaaataacaacaacaaacaaataaataatcaataaataataacaatgaacaataaataaataatcaataaataagtagtagacataaaagtagtcaacaacataaataactaaggaagtgcacaaataacaacaattaacaaacaaatgaacagacaaagaaacaataaataataataatacatcaataataaataattaatgaataaagaagtagtcaacataataaataagtagtaatgaACACAGATAAGTAGTCAAATTTAAGAAGGTGGtcacatacataaataagtattgaAGTAATCAATTTACTTTGAGTGGTGAAAATCTTTCACAAATTAATCTTTTTTGGGCCTGTTCAAGAACAGAATGACGTATTTTAAtcaatggtccaaatttaacgTAAGGGAATTGAGAGCTTGCGTGAATTGgaaaataatattatattattttgcaTCTTTCAGATATTTTGATGAACTTTTCTATTGAAAAGAAGTCCGGCAAGCAACCGGGAAACCAATCTCGCAGCAATCTACAATAGAATGCTTCAGGCTATTGAGTTATTCGATCAGTAATTTCTTTGTGTAGGTGGGTGCAAGGGTGGCTGCTTCCCCGGGGGCTTCCAACCTACAGAAATAGTCCCTCCATGCTTGGTTTCACTCTGCCCTATGTCATTAAGGAAGCAGTAAACGGAGCAATCTCGCCTAGAATCACATGACCATGGGAACACTTCCATTTTCTCCTCCTGTGGAAATATGCCATTGTAGTTGACGTCTTCATTGTGACTGGATCAATATCTAATATATCAGGATCCGATCAGCCTGGGGGTGATGCCGATCGATCCTTTGCAGGGTGTCGGGGTGAGGGCTATTATTCTGCTCACAAATACTAAGGAGTCAAGAAGTATGGATGCGCAATACGTGTTTGGCGACTTCAATTTCAACAAAAACACACTGACTGCCATTTTGGAGAAGTAAAATGAGTACAAAGTGTTTATGGGAGCTCACACATATGGACACACTAAGCACAAAGTATCTCACCTTAAAGTCATTTATCAATGCAACTCCCCagggaggggggcggggggatTGCTGATTTTGTGTGTATGGCCAACACAAATCAATGCAACACTTGGGGTtgaggtttaaaaaatatatatatttctacaaCAAAGAAAAGGTGGAGAAAAGGTGACGATTTAGTGTTAAAGAGGGTTTTAGGTTAATGGATCGTCATTACGTACAAAGTAGGGATGTAATGTTACTTCAGTCTGAATCGATACATTGATTGGTTGAGCAGCGATTTAGTCAATCGAAATGCAAAAGTCAAATTGccgttttgttaaaaatagcatTCAGTCAAAGGCTTGAATTGTTTCAGCAACACATTAAAATTGcttcatgattttaatttatttttaattatatataactGACTGTGCAGTATGGCAGAAacctttgaattgaattgaaaatatgGAAAACTAATATGAGCAAGGATCATTTTTATTAGTCATGAAATTagacttttatattttttcaatccaatctAACACTATTTTGTGTTTTCTATCGTTTTGTGGATGTTAAACTATATCCATCATGTGGATTGTTTTGTATGGTATGATTATAGTCTTATTTTCTTTGCATAGGCTTTTTACACCATATAtttttgtccaatccatttaaactaggAGACTTGGCACTGATccctgccagccttcccagtccCTCCCACTTCTAACTATAAGTATATTTTGGAGGTCTACAGTTCAAAACAGGTATTTCCCCGCTCAAGATTGTTTTTTCCAGATCGTCTTACAAGAGCTTCGATTCTTTGAAGCATTCGTGTCTTTGATTCACCCACAATTAACGATGTAGGCTGTTCAAAGACCCTTGGTAAGATCAATGAACGGATTGACAGTCAAGTGATGTCGTTTgcacaggtgtgtgtgtgtgtgtgtgttgccgtGCGAGTCTTCTGCAGTCTTACATAAAACGCGAAGGCCATAAATCAACAGCCGTCAGGCAAAATTACGCAAAGAGGGGCTTTCCTTCTTCGTGTCGCTGCACCTGAGCCAGTTCTACAAGGGGGCACGCATGGGGCTGTAAAGCGATCttaggtcagtcctcactgtctggagtttgcatgttctccttgggcttgcgtgggttttctccgggtactccgctttaaTCCCAccaccccaaaacatgcatgctaggctggctggttgaagactgtaaattgcccctagcttgattggtcgtccgtctccttgtgccctgcgattggctggccaccgatttagggcttgcgtgggttttctccaggtactacggtttcctcttacatgccaaaaacatgcatgctagctggttgatcactctaaattgctcctacctatgattggttgtccgtctccttgtgccctgtgattggctggccaccaattcatggtgtcacCCACCTTAGTTAGCTGGggtgagctccagcaccccctgcaaaccttctgcggataagtggttcagaaaatgaatgaatgaagaaggCATACTATCAATGGCGTTTCTTAGCATACACGGGGTGCATCTATGTACTGCATTTATCTTTAATTACTgtttaattaatgtatttattcattatttgttacatttaattttgaaaaattgagGCTGTGTCTTCAGCGCTTTACATGAGCaagaataataacaaaaaaacagtttcgatcccaggtcaggaGCTTCGCGTGTTGAgttggcgtgggttttcttcgggtactccagtttcctcccacgtcctaaaaacatgcatgctaggctagctggttgaaaactctaaattgctacTACCTATGATTGGttctccatctccttgtgtcctgcgattcagggtgtcacctgccttggtgagctgggataggctccagcaccccccgtgagcctTGCAAGGATAGGCGGTTCTGCAAATAGATTCATACGAGTTTtctatggctctctctgtcaaataGGTgtccgacccctgctttaggccATGAAAGTGTTAATGCATAGAGTCGGAGATGgggtgtttttgggggggtggggttgggTGGGGGCATTCTGGGCAGTGCAGAAAAACGCCATTAAGGAGGAGATCAAGGCTCATTTGCATGAAAAGACAACTCGGGAGAGTATCCTCTGGCCCTGAGTGCATTTTAGAGAGACGTCAGCTGCCGCTTTTCCGTGGAGGAAGTCCTCCAATGTGCGCAGAGGAGTTTCCCGGGGAGATGTAGCGCACTGCcgagatgatgaagatgatgatgatgatggtggcgatggtggtgatgatgatgcgCTGATAAACGGCATCGCCAAGCAGGAGACGGACGGGACGGGACGCGCGTGTTCGGAGCGAGATGTGTGCGCGCACTTACGTGGGATCGACGGGCTGCTGCTGATCCAGTGCGCTTGcaacttttactttttttttttcttttttcgtttgtttgttttttgctctCCACTCGATCGCTTCTCGCTGGGATGGGGGCGGCAGCCGAGCTTGGGATCTTCAACGGATTTGTGGACAGCTTCGGCTCGGCGGGAGGCGCTCATTTGCTCCTCACCCCGGCGGGGGCGCTGGAATACAACAACCCGGCGGGCGGACTCGTGCAGCACGAGCGCGAGCGCCTGATGTCGTCGGAACGCCTGTCCCGGAGCTTGGCGGATCTCAGCCACCTGAAGGGGATCCTCCGGCGGCGGCAGCTCTACTGCAGGACCGGCTTCCACTTGGAAATCCACCCCGGTGGTTCCGTGCGGGGCACGAGGGAGGACCACAGCAGATTTGGTGAGGAGTGCATTCTTCTCGGGAGTAGCTTTTTACTATCAAATGAATTTTCACTACATGACATCCTCGATTTGAGCATCAATTCAACAATATTCCTTTAAAATGCATGTGGAACTTGCACTCTATCTGAGCAAGTTTTTCCTTCATGAGTTTGTATCTCATGCATAATCATTTGTCATtgattgtaaaatgtccaactttttaaaatatgttatcATAACTTGGATCAATTGATTGACAGTCATCAAAATAACAACTACCGTTTTGGCAGAACTGCATTGCATCATGGTTAGACACTCAGACCAGGTTGAGAATCCAAATTTCCGAATCAGCTCCTAGTGGAGTTCTTCAGTAGTACACCGATAAAACAACCTAGCCATTTTGTTACGCTTCCAAACCGTTCTtcaacaatcattcacactcatatctcCATTTAACAAGAATTGAGAGTCAAACTGGATCAACTGGGGTACCAACCGCACAGTGAAAACAGCAAAAAGTTTTACATTGACCCTAATACTGATCCACCCCCTGCcccttgtatctcgaggtactaaTAATACGCCTAGATGAAGCAGTGTACCACTGTGACGACAGCTGCTGCAATATATTGAGCCGCTCTGCCAGTAATGGCGTCCATAAGGGTCCATTTGTATCACATAAGGCTGACTAATAGCCTCCACTAACTGTTTGACTAAGGCAAAAGGCAAGTATGTTTCCAagctataaaaaaaagacaagcttTATATGTTAAGAATGTATACGGGGGGTTTTCTTTGCGCATAGATTGAAAGATTTTTAGGAGGAGGTGATAAAGATGAATAAGAGCTTTATCATTTCCATCAAAGGGAGCCGCTTGAAGATTTATTTCGCAGCTCTGAGGTAGTAACTCTTCTGGCATTTCATTCGAGCTCCAAATGTAACTTTGTGCCAGAGGCCATTCCAGATGTATAAActccctttttctttttcaattccaATTGGTTTAACTTACCTCGGAGTGCTTGGAGGTGTTCC
The Stigmatopora argus isolate UIUO_Sarg chromosome 7, RoL_Sarg_1.0, whole genome shotgun sequence DNA segment above includes these coding regions:
- the micu3a gene encoding calcium uptake protein 3, mitochondrial isoform X2; translation: MAAFRRVAWLAAKLNQSRNVLASSRARKCLTFGLCLATGGAVALYFYADEANRKGWRRTPMGARSFHALLPSIPAVEAKEMAHPMEFEEGEVHMSSHEHRFRMFSSVEYDGQLYMTPQNFIESVTMSEPRKKRPWRSLTKQELEKILSDTPPVWRGSSKLFRNLKERGIISYTEYLFLLCILTKPHAGFKIAFNMFDADGNQMVDKREFMVLQEIFRKKNEKKGRRGDAEKSAQLVLKKDSQEFAARSYWDVLRRGASQILFSDLAERTDETLTIDTTLLVHFFGKKGKAELTFDDFYRFMDNLQTEVLEIEFLTYSKGMATISEEDFAKILLRFTNVENIGAYLENVRHSIPDEKGITFDEFRSFFQFLNNLEDFAIAMQMYNFASRSIGQDEFARAVYVATDLKLTHHLVNTIFKIFDVDHDDQLSYKEFIGIMKDRLHRGARGYKAMERAVSFRTCLKRELASSR
- the micu3a gene encoding calcium uptake protein 3, mitochondrial isoform X4, translating into MAAFRRVAWLAAKLNQSRNVLASSRARKCLTFGLCLATGGAVALYFYADEANRKGWRRTPMGARSFHALLPSIPAVEAKEMAHPMEFEEGEVHMSSHEHRFRMFSSVEYDGQLYMTPQNFIESVTMSEPRKKRPWRSLTKQELEKILSDTPPVWRGSSKLFRNLKERGIISYTEYLFLLCILTKPHAGFKIAFNMFDADGNQMVDKREFMVLQEIFRKKNEKKGRRGDAEKSAQLRTDETLTIDTTLLVHFFGKKGKAELTFDDFYRFMDNLQTEVLEIEFLTYSKGMATISEEDFAKILLRFTNVENIGAYLENVRHSIPDEKGITFDEFRSFFQFLNNLEDFAIAMQMYNFASRSIGQDEFARAVYVATDLKLTHHLVNTIFKIFDVDHDDQLSYKEFIGIMKDRLHRGARGYKAMERAVSFRTCLKRELASSR
- the micu3a gene encoding calcium uptake protein 3, mitochondrial isoform X1, with amino-acid sequence MAAFRRVAWLAAKLNQSRNVLASSRARKCLTFGLCLATGGAVALYFYADEANRKGWRRTPMGARSFHALLPSIPAVEAKEMAHPMEFEEGEVHMSSHEHRFRMFSSVEYDGQLYMTPQNFIESVTMSEPRKKRPWRSLTKQELEKILSDTPPVWRGSSKLFRNLKERGIISYTEYLFLLCILTKPHAGFKIAFNMFDADGNQMVDKREFMVLQEIFRKKNEKKGRRGDAEKSAQLSMQLYGYQVAPMNSVLKKDSQEFAARSYWDVLRRGASQILFSDLAERTDETLTIDTTLLVHFFGKKGKAELTFDDFYRFMDNLQTEVLEIEFLTYSKGMATISEEDFAKILLRFTNVENIGAYLENVRHSIPDEKGITFDEFRSFFQFLNNLEDFAIAMQMYNFASRSIGQDEFARAVYVATDLKLTHHLVNTIFKIFDVDHDDQLSYKEFIGIMKDRLHRGARGYKAMERAVSFRTCLKRELASSR
- the micu3a gene encoding calcium uptake protein 3, mitochondrial isoform X3 yields the protein MYWPHHEHGSASLLAFVWRPVAPWHFISTRTKLTAKAGGGRRWGLAVSTLCCRPSQLSKLKRWWAHPMEFEEGEVHMSSHEHRFRMFSSVEYDGQLYMTPQNFIESVTMSEPRKKRPWRSLTKQELEKILSDTPPVWRGSSKLFRNLKERGIISYTEYLFLLCILTKPHAGFKIAFNMFDADGNQMVDKREFMVLQEIFRKKNEKKGRRGDAEKSAQLSMQLYGYQVAPMNSVLKKDSQEFAARSYWDVLRRGASQILFSDLAERTDETLTIDTTLLVHFFGKKGKAELTFDDFYRFMDNLQTEVLEIEFLTYSKGMATISEEDFAKILLRFTNVENIGAYLENVRHSIPDEKGITFDEFRSFFQFLNNLEDFAIAMQMYNFASRSIGQDEFARAVYVATDLKLTHHLVNTIFKIFDVDHDDQLSYKEFIGIMKDRLHRGARGYKAMERAVSFRTCLKRELASSR